The Flavobacteriaceae bacterium 3519-10 genome includes a window with the following:
- a CDS encoding PKD domain containing protein, protein MTKIYIFLLSLIFAFSGLQAQTTETFETESVGSTSFTDNGQVFHISSQAPAIFDVFLYSGGGWNGTSVDNRFIDNSGTTYFNTPVEFTISTANQALFELKSIYLYLSKSDLGLSVSGSLTITGKRGGATVYSVSVNSPFNTSMGVNNGFTYINMANFGGVNNSSATIDQYVVKTTGNIAYVSLDAMTWKAACSPVTVAQASQTNVSCFGGSNGSATVTAANGPGLTYNWSPGNPPGDGTPSVTGLTAGNWTCTVTNACGNSNSVTISITEPQALTATQSQTNITCNGGNNGSATINVSGGAGSYTYSWAPFGGNAATASNLTAGSYTVTVTDANNCSTQRSFTITAPSALTATQSQTNITCSGGNNGSASVSVSGGAGTYTYAWAPFGGNAATASNLAAGNYTVTVTDANNCSIQRSFTITAPTAITATQSQTNITCSGGSNGSATINVSGGAGAYSYLWAPSGGTGATASNLTEGSYTVTVTDANNCSIQRNFTISAPPALTATQSQTNNNCSNSSTGSATVNVSGGAGEYSYLWAPSGGTGATASNLTAGTYTVTVTDANSCSIQRSFTITAPTALTATQSQTDVTCNNSNNGTATVAVSGGTGSYTYAWFPSGGNGPAATGLAPGFYIVFISDANGCSIQKQFTIGTATCSMVTWNGTGWSNTTGPDTSSVAIIDGDYSGPAFAALSLTVNAGKTLNVTDYVTTGDVTNNGHIIVADGANFVQTGTFTAGTDSSFKVRKSTKAVKRLAYINWSSPMNNSAQTLKEFSFGKNADGSNQSATGTVDNRFFTYNNNAFVSILPGSTFNPAGAGFLIRTPNDFTTTGQVFNGQFEGTTPNSGTISYDHSGIAGDYVMLGNPYPSAISLDDFLTANPGTTETVYIWNSQAVMDANNQYTGTNYNTYAPGTGSVPAGSINGFIPVGQAFFVERATMPTTTPFVFTDALRQITQDGVFSRGATADKFWLELTSPSGSKPQMLIGFNAAATAGFDAGFDAALIGSNADALYSTVDNRKLVIDAHGSFTSDDSFVLNADVSTAGSYTIGVLKTEGVFANGQQIWLKDQVTGSVTLISEQPYTFTAEAGSVTDRLTLQFKPGGALATDGAVKAGITIFSSGSEIHARAAEHISSVEVYEMSGKLIANARTSQKDVTVQVNYQGVVLVKVVLQNGTVQTKKLMLK, encoded by the coding sequence ATGACAAAAATTTACATTTTCCTACTCAGTCTGATTTTCGCGTTCAGTGGCCTTCAGGCCCAAACTACAGAAACCTTCGAGACCGAATCCGTGGGCTCAACATCCTTTACCGATAACGGGCAGGTTTTCCATATTTCGAGCCAGGCACCCGCCATTTTTGATGTTTTCCTTTATTCCGGCGGTGGATGGAATGGAACTTCTGTCGATAATCGGTTTATCGACAACAGTGGAACTACCTACTTTAATACACCTGTGGAATTTACCATTTCTACAGCAAATCAGGCACTGTTTGAACTGAAAAGCATCTACCTTTATCTTTCAAAAAGCGACCTCGGCCTTAGTGTGAGCGGTAGTCTCACCATTACGGGCAAACGCGGCGGCGCTACCGTATATTCGGTTTCCGTGAACTCACCGTTTAATACTTCAATGGGGGTGAACAACGGATTTACCTATATCAATATGGCCAACTTCGGGGGTGTTAATAATTCCTCAGCGACTATTGACCAGTATGTGGTAAAGACGACGGGTAATATCGCCTATGTTTCACTGGATGCGATGACATGGAAAGCAGCATGCAGTCCAGTTACGGTGGCTCAGGCTTCGCAGACCAATGTTTCCTGCTTTGGAGGAAGCAACGGATCTGCAACCGTTACGGCTGCGAATGGGCCGGGGCTCACGTATAACTGGTCGCCCGGTAACCCTCCCGGCGACGGAACACCTTCTGTTACAGGGCTTACGGCAGGAAACTGGACCTGTACAGTAACTAATGCATGCGGTAATTCAAATTCTGTGACCATTTCAATAACAGAACCCCAGGCCTTAACAGCTACACAATCGCAAACCAATATCACCTGTAATGGCGGCAATAACGGTTCAGCCACAATAAATGTATCAGGCGGTGCAGGTTCCTATACTTACTCATGGGCACCTTTCGGAGGAAATGCGGCAACAGCCTCAAACCTTACCGCGGGTAGCTACACGGTAACCGTTACCGATGCTAACAACTGCAGTACTCAGCGCAGCTTTACGATTACGGCACCTTCTGCCTTAACGGCGACACAATCGCAGACCAATATCACCTGTAGCGGTGGCAATAATGGTTCAGCGTCCGTAAGTGTATCAGGCGGTGCAGGTACATATACCTACGCATGGGCACCTTTTGGAGGTAATGCCGCAACCGCCTCAAATCTTGCTGCGGGTAACTACACGGTAACCGTTACCGATGCTAATAACTGCAGTATCCAGCGCAGCTTTACCATTACAGCGCCCACCGCCATAACAGCAACACAATCACAGACCAATATTACCTGTAGTGGTGGCAGTAACGGTTCAGCCACGATAAATGTTTCAGGCGGTGCAGGCGCATACTCCTACTTATGGGCTCCTTCGGGCGGCACCGGTGCCACAGCCTCAAATCTTACTGAGGGTTCCTACACGGTGACTGTTACCGATGCGAACAACTGCAGTATCCAACGTAATTTTACCATTTCAGCGCCCCCTGCGTTAACGGCAACACAATCGCAGACCAACAATAACTGCAGCAACAGCAGTACAGGTTCAGCCACCGTCAATGTGTCGGGCGGTGCAGGCGAATACTCCTACTTATGGGCTCCTTCGGGCGGCACCGGTGCCACAGCCTCAAACCTTACTGCGGGAACTTACACGGTAACTGTGACCGATGCAAACAGCTGCAGTATACAGCGCAGCTTTACCATTACGGCGCCCACTGCCTTAACGGCCACGCAATCGCAAACTGATGTTACCTGCAACAATAGTAATAACGGTACCGCAACAGTTGCTGTATCCGGCGGTACAGGCTCTTATACGTATGCATGGTTTCCTTCGGGGGGCAATGGGCCTGCAGCAACTGGTTTAGCCCCAGGTTTTTATATTGTGTTTATTAGTGATGCCAATGGCTGCAGCATCCAGAAGCAATTTACAATAGGTACTGCGACTTGCAGTATGGTTACCTGGAACGGCACGGGCTGGTCCAACACCACCGGTCCGGATACCAGCAGTGTAGCCATTATCGACGGCGATTATTCAGGTCCTGCCTTCGCAGCGCTGTCACTGACGGTAAACGCAGGAAAAACCCTGAATGTAACAGACTATGTTACTACGGGTGACGTCACCAACAACGGACACATTATCGTGGCTGACGGTGCCAACTTTGTGCAGACCGGTACATTCACTGCGGGTACAGATTCGTCATTTAAAGTGAGAAAAAGTACTAAAGCGGTAAAACGCCTTGCGTACATCAACTGGAGCAGCCCGATGAACAATTCAGCGCAGACGCTTAAAGAATTCTCGTTCGGTAAAAATGCAGACGGCAGCAACCAATCCGCGACCGGTACAGTTGACAACCGTTTCTTTACGTATAACAATAATGCGTTTGTAAGTATTTTACCAGGTTCGACATTCAATCCGGCAGGGGCAGGATTCCTGATCAGAACACCGAATGATTTCACCACCACAGGGCAGGTTTTCAACGGACAGTTTGAAGGGACCACACCAAACAGCGGAACGATCAGCTATGACCACAGCGGCATTGCCGGCGACTATGTGATGCTGGGCAACCCGTATCCAAGTGCGATTTCGCTGGATGATTTCCTTACCGCGAATCCGGGAACCACAGAGACGGTATATATCTGGAACAGTCAGGCTGTAATGGATGCCAACAACCAGTACACAGGCACTAACTATAATACGTACGCACCCGGAACAGGTTCGGTACCGGCAGGCTCAATAAATGGGTTTATCCCCGTAGGTCAGGCTTTCTTCGTGGAGCGCGCGACCATGCCAACCACAACACCGTTTGTGTTTACAGATGCACTTCGCCAAATCACGCAAGACGGTGTGTTCAGCAGAGGTGCCACCGCCGATAAATTCTGGCTTGAACTTACCAGCCCGTCAGGCTCAAAACCTCAGATGCTGATCGGCTTTAATGCAGCAGCTACGGCAGGATTTGATGCAGGATTTGATGCCGCATTAATCGGTTCGAATGCAGATGCACTTTATTCAACAGTGGACAACCGTAAACTCGTGATTGATGCGCACGGAAGTTTCACTTCAGATGACAGCTTTGTACTGAATGCTGACGTTAGCACTGCGGGTTCGTACACCATCGGCGTTCTGAAGACCGAAGGGGTATTTGCGAACGGTCAGCAGATTTGGCTTAAAGACCAGGTAACCGGGTCGGTGACTTTGATTTCTGAGCAGCCTTACACCTTCACTGCAGAGGCGGGTTCAGTGACAGACCGATTAACGCTTCAGTTCAAACCGGGCGGAGCATTGGCTACCGACGGAGCTGTGAAAGCAGGTATCACCATTTTCAGCAGCGGATCAGAGATTCATGCCAGAGCTGCAGAGCACATTTCTTCGGTTGAAGTGTATGAAATGAGTGGTAAACTGATCGCGAATGCCAGGACTTCACAAAAAGATGTTACTGTTCAGGTAAATTACCAAGGAGTGGTACTTGTGAAAGTGGTTCTTCAGAACGGAACCGTACAGACTAAAAAATTAATGCTTAAATAA
- a CDS encoding possible TonB-dependent receptor, whose product MSKLIKLLTLFLSLAIFAQQESFKIKGNISDSKQKQLSSAAIYLFTGNNELVKTTIAQDGHFEFSQLKPAPYHLQIVTNEITQNEPLFQLTSDITLHIKLNEKVSDIEEVQILRSSNPFKVQNGNIDIDVANSSLSKVATSTDLLAKLPFIYVDANGEALSMVGKGIPLLYIDNQKVDFKVLSAVSVDEIKSVEIIRNPSAKYEADGKAVIKVVLKSSKKEGYRMTLNETAVFNKRFSNNFSAHFQQKKNKTEWKINAAYNQIQHWESNGFDYSVPGRNIKSDYIITSTTTRPQVILGASLYRELKDGDHLTFTVNGNLRPDKGDNITVTNYAVNGLKSRILTLNHQDRERATVNSVFNYNKQLKSINATIFTGFQYTRESNNVDLDFYNNIDNSGYNFSQFRKQKYAVNAYAGRIDIEKKIKEDYQLGIGGSFTKADATTNNLTDYRNLNPSEYFKYFFDEENWASYAEFSGEREKLSFKGGIRVETASANGYSQILDETNINRHDVDWFPSAELSFRQNEHYVYTVNFRRSISRPGYSNVASGGLYSSPYVEYQGNPDLLPSYTNEISASVNLKQWTINASVYQIKNPTGFGLFYDETKNISQFTTENFDRESGASLGLDVPFQYKIVTSQNSLSFNYSKTEDSLAVVNPSTPYLYLYTNNTVKIGKGFNFLVDGTWITKRTQGIYEYNEMVLINLGLTKSVSNFDFTLRYNDIFNQNTYVQKLSYDKIITKGSFYGNTPVVSVGLKYNFGKVSNSEYKEKQINETVDRI is encoded by the coding sequence ATGTCTAAATTAATCAAACTTTTGACCTTATTTCTGAGTCTTGCTATTTTTGCACAACAGGAAAGTTTTAAAATAAAAGGCAACATCAGTGACAGTAAACAAAAGCAGCTCTCATCAGCAGCAATATATCTGTTTACGGGAAATAACGAACTGGTAAAAACAACAATTGCACAGGACGGACATTTTGAATTTTCTCAACTCAAACCCGCCCCATATCATTTACAGATTGTAACCAATGAGATTACGCAAAATGAACCCCTGTTCCAACTTACATCTGATATTACTTTACATATAAAACTGAATGAAAAAGTTTCTGACATTGAAGAAGTTCAGATTTTGCGAAGTAGTAATCCTTTCAAGGTTCAAAATGGAAATATTGATATAGATGTTGCAAATTCCTCTTTAAGTAAGGTGGCAACATCCACAGATTTATTGGCCAAATTGCCGTTTATTTATGTAGATGCAAACGGAGAAGCTTTGTCAATGGTGGGGAAAGGTATTCCGCTTTTATATATCGACAACCAAAAAGTTGATTTTAAGGTTTTGTCTGCTGTATCTGTTGATGAAATTAAATCTGTTGAAATTATTAGAAATCCCTCCGCAAAATATGAAGCAGACGGGAAAGCGGTAATTAAAGTGGTGCTGAAGAGCAGCAAAAAAGAAGGCTATAGAATGACGCTGAATGAAACCGCTGTTTTTAACAAACGTTTCAGCAACAATTTTTCAGCTCATTTCCAACAGAAGAAAAACAAAACCGAGTGGAAAATAAATGCTGCGTATAATCAAATACAACATTGGGAGAGCAATGGTTTTGATTATTCTGTTCCCGGCAGAAACATTAAGTCAGACTACATTATTACATCGACCACTACCCGTCCGCAGGTTATTTTGGGAGCCAGTTTATACCGGGAACTGAAAGACGGAGACCACTTAACATTTACAGTAAATGGAAATTTGCGACCTGATAAAGGTGATAATATTACGGTGACGAACTATGCAGTAAACGGCCTGAAATCCCGAATTTTAACACTTAATCATCAGGACAGAGAAAGAGCAACGGTCAATTCGGTTTTTAATTATAATAAACAGTTAAAGTCAATAAACGCTACAATTTTCACAGGCTTTCAATATACGCGGGAAAGCAATAATGTAGACCTGGACTTTTACAACAATATTGATAATTCTGGGTACAATTTTAGCCAGTTTAGAAAACAGAAATATGCCGTGAATGCTTATGCTGGAAGGATTGACATCGAGAAAAAAATAAAGGAAGATTACCAATTGGGAATTGGCGGAAGTTTTACCAAAGCAGATGCTACAACCAATAATCTCACAGATTATAGAAACTTAAATCCTTCTGAATATTTTAAATATTTTTTTGATGAAGAAAACTGGGCTTCGTACGCAGAGTTTTCAGGTGAAAGAGAAAAACTGAGTTTTAAGGGCGGTATTCGTGTAGAAACAGCTTCTGCAAATGGGTACAGCCAAATTTTGGATGAGACGAATATCAACAGGCATGATGTGGATTGGTTCCCAAGTGCCGAACTGTCTTTCAGGCAAAATGAGCATTATGTCTACACCGTAAACTTTAGACGGAGTATTTCCAGGCCAGGTTACAGCAATGTGGCTTCCGGTGGACTGTACAGCAGTCCTTATGTTGAATATCAGGGAAATCCGGATCTTTTGCCATCTTATACGAATGAGATTTCCGCGAGTGTCAATCTTAAGCAATGGACCATAAATGCATCTGTATATCAGATTAAAAATCCAACAGGCTTTGGACTTTTTTATGATGAGACCAAAAATATCTCACAGTTTACGACCGAAAATTTTGACAGAGAAAGTGGTGCGAGTTTAGGGTTGGATGTTCCGTTTCAATATAAAATCGTTACATCCCAAAACAGTTTATCCTTCAATTATTCCAAAACAGAAGACAGTCTTGCAGTTGTAAATCCTTCCACGCCCTATCTTTATCTCTATACAAATAATACCGTTAAAATTGGAAAAGGTTTTAATTTTCTTGTAGATGGCACGTGGATCACCAAGAGAACGCAAGGGATTTATGAGTACAATGAAATGGTATTAATAAATTTAGGCTTAACTAAATCTGTTTCAAATTTTGATTTTACTTTGCGTTACAATGATATTTTCAACCAAAATACATATGTCCAGAAATTAAGTTATGACAAAATTATAACGAAAGGCAGTTTTTATGGAAATACGCCTGTTGTATCTGTTGGCCTAAAATACAATTTTGGAAAAGTTTCAAATTCAGAATACAAAGAGAAGCAAATTAATGAAACGGTGGACAGAATTTGA
- a CDS encoding Bifunctional deaminase-reductase domain protein, whose amino-acid sequence MRKTSLFIATSLDGYIAKPNDDLSFLKLVDKEGEDYGYAEFTSTIDTLIVGRKTYDYVLKEIGSSHYDNGQRDVYVITRTEKPQVGRTIFYTGKIDDLVKQLKSEKGENIYCDGGAEVINELLKHDLIDNLIISVIPVLLGNGTRLFKDGRPEQILEFIEAKTFEPGLIQLHYERKK is encoded by the coding sequence ATGAGAAAAACATCACTTTTCATTGCAACAAGTTTAGACGGCTACATTGCAAAACCAAATGACGACCTCAGTTTTTTAAAACTCGTTGATAAGGAAGGCGAAGACTATGGTTATGCGGAATTTACAAGCACAATTGATACATTAATTGTTGGTAGAAAAACCTACGATTATGTGCTGAAAGAAATTGGTTCATCTCATTACGACAACGGACAACGAGATGTTTATGTCATAACAAGAACTGAAAAACCACAAGTAGGTAGAACGATTTTTTACACGGGAAAAATAGACGATTTAGTCAAACAACTAAAATCTGAAAAAGGGGAAAATATTTATTGCGACGGTGGTGCAGAAGTAATAAATGAATTATTGAAACATGATTTAATAGACAATCTAATAATTTCGGTAATACCAGTTCTATTAGGAAATGGAACTAGACTTTTTAAAGACGGAAGACCTGAGCAAATACTTGAATTTATCGAAGCAAAAACCTTTGAACCGGGATTGATACAACTGCATTACGAGCGGAAAAAATAA
- a CDS encoding TonB-dependent receptor, with translation MKKTIIAAAVLCTLCTFAQETKNDTVKTENIKEVVVLARKPTIESKADRTVFNVANSAILTGNTTWDVLRMTPLVNIDNNDQVQAEGNSVTVYINDRKSVFTGKELKEYLKTIAADNLLKIEVITTPSAKYETAGAVINIVLKRNENEGLKGSVSMNNSQSYKNSQSSSVNLNYHKKGFTQSLSGSYNHNNNLQKSYNENLIYADNSLTKITTENSTVWKSPSASSSTEFELDEKNNVGMVVEYYGSANSTLSDAAGEYFINNELQRKYAKTVDANGTNMFLGSNVFYKYYDKEKSRILDLNAGINYSGNENTRTHSTLWDPAAFEGIRTAADDRNREYYVKLDYSQPLPNEGGQLEFGGKMNFRNNVMPFNYFTFEGDTWAEDASRTNTFRYLENLNSVYANFSKTYFKKLETRIGLRYEYISFTIKQDVGSVERKDSYGTLMPDLLLKYSFNENYNLTATYKHSIWRPWFAEFNPFLMPADNGTFQRGNMDLQPNPSDRFGLKLGLYKKYFISANFSTTDQDYWTSYTVEGDRTIAMPTTFYGRVNNYSLYANTNQNFIKNKLNVNLNLGLSYTDNSDFKRRNNFVGMKEHITNFNGSANFSYTNLFDKNINLNGWGGLHSQNWGNSVGSKMNFFHSFGATKLFPATQMEAGIRFNNIFRRPGNDFVTYSPVGTFRNVNKWDWYGVTFTFVKRFGNQKVKENTKTNVEKEGGGAKS, from the coding sequence ATGAAAAAAACTATTATTGCCGCGGCCGTGCTCTGCACCCTCTGCACCTTCGCCCAGGAAACAAAAAATGATACCGTAAAAACTGAAAACATCAAAGAGGTGGTAGTGCTTGCCCGCAAGCCTACGATTGAAAGCAAGGCCGACCGCACCGTCTTCAATGTAGCCAACAGCGCCATCCTTACCGGCAACACCACCTGGGATGTGCTGCGCATGACACCCTTGGTGAATATCGACAACAACGATCAGGTTCAGGCAGAAGGTAACAGCGTAACGGTGTACATCAACGACAGAAAATCAGTATTTACCGGCAAGGAACTTAAAGAATATCTGAAAACCATCGCCGCCGACAATCTGCTGAAGATTGAGGTCATCACAACGCCGTCGGCAAAATACGAAACTGCGGGCGCCGTGATTAATATTGTTCTTAAAAGAAACGAGAACGAAGGCCTCAAAGGCAGCGTTTCGATGAATAATTCGCAGAGTTATAAAAACTCGCAGTCCTCCAGCGTCAACCTCAATTATCACAAAAAAGGATTTACGCAATCTTTAAGCGGAAGTTATAACCATAATAATAACCTGCAGAAAAGCTATAACGAAAACCTGATCTACGCAGACAACTCGCTGACCAAAATCACCACGGAGAACAGCACCGTCTGGAAATCACCTTCCGCATCCTCTTCGACAGAATTTGAACTTGATGAGAAAAATAATGTAGGTATGGTGGTTGAATATTACGGCTCTGCCAATAGCACCCTTTCCGATGCTGCAGGCGAATATTTCATCAATAACGAACTGCAGAGGAAGTACGCCAAAACGGTTGACGCTAATGGCACTAACATGTTCTTAGGCAGCAATGTTTTTTACAAATATTACGACAAGGAGAAGAGCAGGATCCTCGACCTCAATGCGGGCATCAATTATTCAGGAAACGAGAATACCCGCACCCATTCCACCTTATGGGATCCGGCAGCCTTCGAAGGGATCCGGACCGCGGCCGATGACCGGAACCGTGAGTATTATGTAAAGCTCGATTACTCGCAACCCCTGCCCAATGAGGGCGGCCAGCTCGAGTTTGGCGGAAAAATGAACTTCAGGAACAACGTGATGCCCTTCAATTACTTTACCTTCGAGGGTGACACCTGGGCAGAAGACGCTTCAAGAACCAATACCTTCCGGTATCTTGAGAACCTGAACTCGGTGTACGCCAACTTCAGCAAAACTTACTTTAAAAAACTCGAAACACGGATCGGTCTTCGCTATGAGTACATCAGCTTCACTATAAAACAGGATGTTGGTTCCGTTGAGCGGAAAGATTCCTACGGAACGCTGATGCCGGATTTGCTTCTGAAATATTCATTCAACGAAAATTACAATCTCACCGCCACTTACAAACACAGCATCTGGCGGCCCTGGTTCGCCGAATTCAATCCCTTCCTGATGCCTGCAGATAACGGCACCTTCCAGCGCGGCAATATGGACCTGCAGCCCAATCCGAGCGACCGGTTTGGCCTTAAACTGGGCCTGTACAAGAAATATTTTATCTCGGCCAACTTCAGCACGACCGATCAGGATTACTGGACCTCCTACACCGTAGAGGGTGACCGGACTATTGCGATGCCCACCACTTTCTACGGCCGCGTAAACAACTATTCGCTGTACGCCAACACCAACCAGAATTTTATTAAAAATAAACTGAACGTAAACCTTAACCTTGGACTGTCCTATACTGACAACAGCGATTTTAAGCGGCGAAATAATTTCGTGGGGATGAAGGAGCATATCACGAATTTCAACGGCTCCGCGAACTTCTCTTACACCAACCTCTTTGATAAAAACATTAACCTGAATGGCTGGGGCGGCCTGCATTCGCAGAACTGGGGCAATTCAGTGGGCAGCAAAATGAATTTCTTCCACAGCTTCGGAGCCACCAAACTGTTCCCGGCCACGCAGATGGAAGCAGGAATCCGTTTCAATAATATTTTCCGCAGACCCGGTAACGACTTCGTGACCTATTCCCCTGTCGGAACCTTCAGGAATGTAAACAAATGGGACTGGTACGGCGTGACGTTCACTTTTGTAAAGCGTTTCGGAAACCAGAAAGTGAAAGAGAACACCAAAACCAATGTAGAAAAAGAAGGCGGCGGCGCAAAAAGTTAA
- a CDS encoding peptidase gives MFRFKNIFLIVLIAAVAVSCDGFKMPKNIFDPSERAKYERRFTGPDSLMTRWKTEFSAAAQNQLQITDGYSGSVFGGSNNLYALGYSVGLKKGDLLVIEATVTAPEPKIFIDIFEAGRGAESSKTELLRNGSVTRFTENSGIHKIIIQPEIGYQGTFSLKIYTQPSLGFPVAGKANRDVQSFWGASRDGGGRSHEGVDIFAPRGTPVVAATDGYITRTGNSGLGGKQVWQRDGLLGSSLYYAHLDSIMVQGGAQVKTGDTLGLVGSTGNAKGGAPHLHFGIYSVGGAVDPYPYLRKRLKPVYKKAAVPAGKAVKAGSNLRAGPGTQFEIIATLDEKTAVNVLAGDGAWYHIKTVSGTEGFVSSSLFQ, from the coding sequence ATGTTCAGGTTTAAAAATATATTTTTAATTGTGCTGATAGCAGCTGTCGCGGTGTCCTGCGACGGTTTCAAGATGCCGAAAAACATTTTCGATCCGTCCGAACGCGCCAAATATGAACGGCGCTTTACGGGACCCGACAGTCTCATGACACGCTGGAAAACAGAATTCTCTGCCGCTGCACAAAATCAGCTTCAAATTACCGACGGTTATTCCGGCAGTGTTTTTGGAGGATCAAATAACCTATATGCGCTGGGTTATTCAGTTGGATTAAAGAAAGGCGATCTTCTCGTAATCGAAGCAACAGTTACAGCGCCCGAACCTAAAATATTCATTGATATATTCGAAGCCGGACGCGGTGCGGAATCATCTAAAACTGAACTGCTCAGGAACGGCAGCGTCACCCGCTTCACCGAAAACAGCGGAATTCATAAAATCATCATCCAGCCCGAAATTGGTTATCAGGGCACATTCAGTTTAAAGATCTATACGCAGCCCTCGCTGGGCTTTCCGGTGGCCGGAAAAGCTAACCGTGATGTGCAGAGTTTTTGGGGTGCAAGCCGCGATGGTGGCGGACGGAGCCATGAAGGCGTTGATATCTTTGCCCCACGCGGCACGCCTGTGGTAGCTGCTACAGACGGCTATATTACGCGCACCGGAAACTCGGGGTTAGGCGGAAAACAGGTTTGGCAGCGCGACGGTCTTCTTGGCAGTTCCCTGTATTATGCGCATCTCGACAGCATTATGGTGCAGGGCGGCGCACAGGTAAAGACCGGCGACACGCTCGGACTGGTTGGCAGTACGGGCAACGCAAAAGGCGGTGCACCCCACCTCCACTTCGGGATTTACTCGGTCGGTGGCGCGGTGGATCCTTATCCCTATCTCCGCAAACGCCTAAAACCAGTCTATAAAAAGGCAGCAGTTCCGGCAGGAAAAGCGGTGAAAGCCGGCTCAAATCTACGCGCCGGTCCGGGAACACAGTTTGAAATTATCGCTACGCTTGATGAGAAAACGGCCGTGAATGTACTTGCCGGAGACGGTGCCTGGTATCATATTAAGACGGTTTCGGGCACTGAAGGTTTCGTTAGCAGCTCCCTTTTCCAGTAG
- a CDS encoding putative transcriptional regulator, AraC family, whose translation MKYKKIKPYKELESHIHFYWELRGNEVEKQWERVFPDGCAGIVMNLGDNCLTDNGSTIMEFGKTYVVGAMTSFKDSLIDSDAHLIGVCLKPATFTNFYSYISQNELTNDTVEFEKSNSFNVDKTFENPFNYFDHFYTERIKTKTNQLQSVINDIHSTNGQISIYELSKRHFTTVRQLARNFKRFIGLSPKEYSKIIRFQNALSLIKKSNQNRSLLAIAFECGYYDHSHLNNEFKRNTGLSPSLL comes from the coding sequence ATGAAGTACAAAAAGATAAAACCTTACAAAGAACTAGAGTCTCATATTCATTTCTATTGGGAACTGAGAGGAAATGAAGTTGAAAAACAATGGGAACGGGTTTTTCCAGATGGCTGTGCTGGTATTGTAATGAATTTGGGAGATAATTGTTTAACTGACAACGGTTCGACTATAATGGAATTCGGAAAAACGTATGTTGTTGGAGCAATGACTTCATTTAAAGACAGCCTTATTGATAGTGATGCACATCTAATAGGTGTTTGTCTAAAACCTGCAACTTTTACAAATTTTTATAGCTATATCTCACAAAATGAGCTGACCAACGACACCGTTGAATTTGAAAAATCTAATTCATTTAATGTTGATAAAACATTTGAAAATCCATTTAATTATTTTGACCATTTTTATACGGAAAGAATAAAAACCAAAACCAATCAATTACAATCCGTTATCAATGATATACATTCAACAAACGGACAAATTAGCATTTACGAACTATCAAAAAGACATTTCACAACGGTAAGACAATTGGCGCGAAATTTCAAAAGGTTCATTGGGCTGTCACCAAAAGAATATTCAAAAATTATTCGTTTTCAGAATGCTTTGAGTTTAATCAAAAAATCAAATCAAAACCGCAGCTTATTAGCTATTGCATTTGAATGTGGCTATTACGACCATTCGCATCTTAATAATGAATTCAAGCGAAATACTGGACTATCACCATCATTACTTTAA